A genomic window from Solanum stenotomum isolate F172 chromosome 10, ASM1918654v1, whole genome shotgun sequence includes:
- the LOC125841380 gene encoding uncharacterized protein LOC125841380 produces the protein MHRQSLGSSGSKLHLAHGVVIVGGSRDESAVVTAAESQKIMTKDQASPSSSFSNNYDEGEEQVRKSIKALNKSLSRAEKYIHLIPVLTFLCFFILYLFSHSPSDKDLAQFQGFEGFTKRIESANIDELHRVLEIENPPVLAIRSTRNLQEINRQDAKHRRHRKLADF, from the exons ATGCATAGACAATCACTCGGTTCATCGGGATCGAAGTTACACCTCGCACATGGAGTCGTCATCGTCGGCGGCAGCAGGGACGAATCCGCCGTCGTGACGGCGGCAGAGTCTCAGAAGATAATGACGAAGGACCAAGCCTCTCCGTCGTCATCATTCTCTAACAACTACGATGAAGGAGAAGAACAAGTACGCAAGTCAATCAAGGCACTTAACAAGTCATTGTCTAGAGCTGAGAAGTACATTCACCTCATTCCTGTTCTCACATTTCTCTGCTTCTTCATCCTCTATCTCTTCTCTCACAGTCCGTCTGATAAAG ATTTAGCTCAATTTCAAGGATTTGAAGGCTTCACCAAGCGTATAG AATCAGCTAATATTGACGAGTTGCACAGAGTATTAGAAATTGAAAATCCCCCAGTTTTAGCGATTCGAAGCACAAGGAACTTGCAAGAGATTAATAGACAGGATGCAAAACATCGGCGCCACCGGAAACTCGCCGATTTTTAA
- the LOC125841377 gene encoding binding partner of ACD11 1-like, with product MSVKTVKVSNVSLGASERDIKEFFSFSGDIEYVEMQSDTERSQIAYVTFNDSQGADTAVLLSGATIVDMSVTVTLDPVYQLPPTAFTASVPTGKKSAGNSESAFQKAEDVVSSMLAKGYILGKDAVGKAKSFDEKHQLTSTATAKVASLDKKIGLTEKISIGTSIVNDKVREVDQKLQVSDKAKSAFSAAEQKVSTTGSAIMKNRYVLTGTTWVAGAFSKVAKAAGEVGQMTKEKVGMTEDEQRQKMVTDFAQVHLSESPIASEFTEHQPAKPAPAQGLVL from the exons ATGTCG GTGAAAACTGTTAAAGTTAGCAATGTCTCCTTAGGGGCATCAGAGCGTGATATCAAGgaattcttttctttctctggTGATATTGAATATGTTGAGATGCAAAG TGATACTGAACGAAGTCAAATAGCATATGTTACATTCAATGATTCTCAGGGAGCTGACACTGCAGTTCTTCTTTCG GGTGCAACAATAGTTGATATGTCTGTTACGGTGACTTTGGATCCAGTTTACCAGCTTCCTCCTACTGCTTTTACAGCATCAgtg CCAACGGGAAAGAAAAGTGCTGGTAATTCAGAATCTGCTTTTCAGAAAGCAGAAGACGTTGTTAGCAGCATGCTCGCAAAAGGTTATATCTTAGGTAAAGATGCTGTGGGCAAAGCAAAGTCTTTTGATGAGAAACACCAGTTGACTTCAACTGCAACTGCTAAAGTGGCCTCTCTCGACAAAAAAATTGGTCTCACTGAGAAGATAAGCATTGGTACTTCCATTGTTAATGACAAAGTTCGAGAAGTGGATCAGAAACTCCAAGTTTCTGATAAAGCAAAATCAGCATTTTCTGCAGCTGAGCAGAAAGTTAGTACCACTGGATCGGCCATTATGAAAAACCGGTATGTTCTCACCGGGACCACATGGGTAGCAGGCGCTTTTAGTAAAGTTGCTAAGGCAGCAGGGGAAGTAGGCCAGATGACAAAAGAGAAAGTCGGAATGACAGAGGATGAGCAAAGACAGAAAATGGTTACTGATTTTGCACAGGTTCATTTATCCGAGTCTCCGATAGCTTCCGAGTTCACAGAGCATCAGCCAGCCAAGCCTGCACCAGCACAAGGTTTAGTCCTTTGA